One window of the Periophthalmus magnuspinnatus isolate fPerMag1 chromosome 17, fPerMag1.2.pri, whole genome shotgun sequence genome contains the following:
- the si:ch211-106k21.5 gene encoding leucine-rich repeat and transmembrane domain-containing protein 1, with translation MVLLCKSAVLWLLLVWTKWVGACICPSATVLSLPPSIAPPGGCCLNLSGSALGLLNWAWFSNVSGLEVLDLSYCNITHIHKAAADRGPSSLTKLFLNHNTLLSVPKDLLSSMFNLTELDLQGNQLYDLSPDLLQDSNQIQKLNLKQNKLHFLPAAILKKPSLTTLDIEDNPWDCSCQFIEEIELSYNGNRSTGPGALANLTCASPPSLDGREVLGVSVGEACHPTRLTALFIALPLFILSALVLCWCCGQPKSKEAPTFNGKKKGHNNHSNSHKELSKPPTSDLTQDPKSESIVQNQLLLRPSSALLSSTRDIYQEVEGRLGSVDSLPMEGSLCSSLGDGRPGSQVVVEVDAVSVTEVLRDSTDREKAYLTQSTEYYSLVPGLQLDDSDHGEFDNVDLT, from the exons atGGTTCTTCTGTGTAAATCTGCAGTGCTCTGGCTGCTTCTGGTTTGGACAAAGTGGGTAGGTGCATGTATTTGCCCCAGTGCCACTGTCCTGTCGCTACCCCCCTCCATAGCGCCTCCTGGTGGCTGCTGTCTGAacctctctggctctgctctgggacTTTTAAACTGGGCATGGTTCAGTAATGTCTCTGGTCTGGAGGTACTGGACTTGTCCTACTGCAACATCACTCACATCCACAAGGCGGCTGCAGACAGAG GACCCTCCAGTCTGACCAAACTGTTCCTGAACCACAACACTCTGCTCTCTGTCCCAAAAGACCTCTTGTCCTCTATGTTTAATCTGACGGAGCTGGACCTCCAGGGGAACCAACTCTACGACCTGTCCCCAGACCTCCTCCAAGACTCAAACCAGATCCAAAAACTCAacttgaaacaaaacaaactccacTTCCTCCCAGCGGCCATTTTAAAGAAGCCCAGTCTGACCACTCTGGACATAGAGGATAACCCATGGGACTGCTCCTGTCAGTTCATAGAGGAGATAGAACTGTCCTATAACGGCAACCG CTCGACTGGTCCGGGTGCACTTGCTAACCTCACCTGTGCGTCTCCGCCTTCTCTGGATGGGCGGGAGGTGTTAGGTGTGAGTGTGGGAGAGGCGTGCCACCCGACTCGGCTGACCGCGCTCTTCATCGCCCTCCCGCTCTTCATCCTCTCCGCCCTGGTCCTCTGCTGGTGTTGTGGGCAGCCCAAGAGCAAGGAGGCACCAACGTTTAACGGCAAGAAGAAAGGCCATAATAATCACAG taACAGCCACAAAGAGCTTTCCAAACCTCCAACTTCTGATTTAACCCAGGATCCCAAATCTGAGTCTATTGTCCAAAACCAGCTCTTACTGCGCCCCTCCTCCGCCCTCCTCAGCAGCACCAGGGACATCTACCAGGAAGTGGAGGGCAGGCTGGGCTCTGTGGACTCCTTACCCATGGAGGGCTCACTCTGCTCCAGCCTGGGAGATGGCAGACCAGGCTCCcaggtggtggtggaggtggatGCAGTGAGCGTGACTGAAGTACTGAGAGATTCTACAGACAGGGAGAAAGCGTATCTGACCCAGTCCACGGAGTACTACAGTCTAGTACCCGGGCTGCAACTGGACGATTCGGACCATGGAGAGTTTGACAATGTGGATTTAACATGA